A single window of Anopheles moucheti chromosome 2, idAnoMoucSN_F20_07, whole genome shotgun sequence DNA harbors:
- the LOC128310662 gene encoding puff-specific protein Bx42: MSLSTVLPAPLNPVWDRDDERKMKTPSMGALVSAKVAAPPYGQRKGWIPRTDADFGDGGAFPEIHVAQYPLGMGAPGNASKKSNALAVQLDQTGKVKYDAIARQGHSKDKIVYSNINQLLPAEVLAEDSEELQLPDQEAINEITENTRKALEKLTNQKIVSAMPVRAAEKQAPAQYIRYTPSQQGDAFNSGAKQRIIRMVEAQVDPMEPPRFRINKKIPRGPPSPPAPVLHSPTRKVTVKEQKEWKVPPCISNWKNAKGYTIPLDKRLAADGRGLQQVHINEKFAKMAEALYIADRKAREAVEARAQLEKKLAQKEKEKKEDMLRQMAQRARDERAGIRHPDAANETTAGGSTTTDLRERDEIRAERHRERARDRNLARAAPEKRSKLQRERERDISEQIALGMPAKTNLAGESQFDQRLFNTSKGMDSGYGDDEAYNVYDKPWRESGTLGQHLYRPSKAIDNDAYGADLDKIVNTNRFVPDKEFSGTDRNAQTVRQGPVQFEKEEDPFGLDQFLSMAKKAPKRKEDSSAGASGSSSSRDKDRKKRRD; encoded by the exons ATGTCGCTGTCCACTGTTTTGCCAGCCCCATTGAATCCCGTCTGGGATCGGGACGATGAACGCAAAATGAAAACACCGTCAATGGGCGCATTGGTAAGTGCCAAGGTCGCAGCTCCTCCATACGGACAACGCAAGGGTTGGATACCCCGCACTGATGCTGATTTcggcgatggaggcgcctttCCGGAGATTCACGTTGCACAGTACCCGTTAG GCATGGGTGCTCCCGGAAATGCATCCAAAAAATCAAATGCACTCGCGGTGCAGTTAGACCAAACAGGAAAAGTAAAGTATGATGCAATTGCTCGGCAGGGCCATTCGAAGGATAAGATTGTGTACTCTAATATAAATCAATTACTTCCGGCCGAAGTATTGGCAGAAGACTCGGAAGAACTGCAATTGCCCGACCAAGAAGCTATTAACGAAATAACCGAAAATACCCGTAAAGCGTTGGAAAAGTTGACCAACCAAAAGATCGTATCGGCTATGCCGGTGAGAGCCGCTGAAAAACAAGCACCAGCACAGTACATTCGCTACACGCCCTCTCAGCAGGGTGATGCATTCAATTCTGGAGCAAAGCAGCGCATCATTCGCATGGTGGAAGCTCAAGTTGATCCGATGGAACCACCTCGTTTCCGAATCAACAAAAAGATTCCTCGAGGGCCACCGTCACCGCCAGCACCAGTGCTTCACTCTCCCACCAGAAAAGTCACTGTCAAGGAGCAAAAGGAATGGAAAGTTCCACCTTGTATATCAAACTGGAAAAACGCAAAGGGCTATACCATTCCACTGGATAAACGTTTGGCTGCTGATGGACGTGGATTGCAACAGGTGCACATTAACGAAAAGTTTGCCAAAATGGCCGAGGCGCTCTACATCGCCGATCGTAAGGCACGTGAGGCCGTGGAGGCTCGAGCCCAACTCGAGAAGAAATTGGCTcaaaaggaaaaagagaaGAAGGAGGACATGCTTCGTCAGATGGCGCAGAGGGCGCGTGACGAACGAGCAGGCATTCGTCATCCAGATGCAGCTAACGAGACCACCGCTGGAGGATCAACCACAACCGACTTACGTGAGCGAGATGAAATTCGTGCTGAAAGACATCGTGAGCGAGCTCGTGATCGTAACcttgcacgagcagcaccGGAGAAGCGTTCCAAATTGCAGCGAGAACGGGAACGAGATATTTCGGAACAGATTGCATTAGGAATGCCGGCCAAAACTAATCTAGCAGGCGAATCGCAATTCGATCAGCGTCTATTCAATACCTCCAAAGGTATGGACTCTGGATACGGAGATGACGAAGCTTACAACGTTTACGACAAGCCTTGGCGCGAATCTGGCACGCTCGGTCAGCATTTGTATCGGCCAAGCAAAGCAATCGATAACGACGCATACGGTGCGGATCTGGATAAGATCGTAAACACCAACAGGTTCGTTCCCGATAAAGAGTTCAGTGGCACAGATCGCAATGCGCAAACCGTTCGCCAGGGTCCGGTGCAGTTCGAAAAAGAGGAAGATCCATTTGGTTTGGATCAGTTCTTGTCAATGGCCAAGAAAGCACCGAAACGGAAAGAAGACTCTTCCGCCGGAGCTagtggcagcagcagtagccgCGATAAGGACCGCAAGAAACGTAGGGATTAG
- the LOC128310430 gene encoding ran-binding protein 3 isoform X2: MLNEEQESSQSNSSNGSSSVVQPSSFQLKSSVLRQSNFGGASFLGGGGSSSSNSISSSPSLAGSVGGGASLGNSFNLKPSVLKPSQLTFGGIGGFKEGNGAADKNGNDSAGIASTNPFLKTQFSEDEPSEADAKANSAESSKSAVEKDGENSTNSNNIDPLAKLKSASLPKSNLFANVKKSALSEASCGFVFGQNVHERVTGENLNNASGNNLPTTGFSFATSVAATVGETGSGGTANTASVATNATGTTPGKEGSDSSDGSSREPKDRESLEEAARRYEESRGALKRKYEEVETITGEEDERNVVEINCKLFAFAKSNWEERGHGTLRLNDKDNNESRVVFRQSGNLRVLINTKVWAGMVAQQPSQKSLRLTAIDSTGQIKVFLVMSRPDVITKLHKELSKRIETAKQTAEMEAAKENKDDNKTVIPVDPSCIDGAETDDGSTIPVPVDADTDEPSLKKRASITSPPSS; the protein is encoded by the exons ATGTTGAACGAGGAGCAAGAATCATCCCAATCCAACAGTAGCAATGGCTCGAGCAGTGTTGTTCAGCCGTCCAGCTTCCAGCTGAAATCAAGCGTCCTTAGACAGTCTAACTTCGGTGGAGCATCGTTTCTTGGTGGAGGTGGATCTTCATCCAGCAATAGCATATCATCGTCACCTTCACTTGCCGGCTCCGTCGGTGGAGGTGCAAGCTTGGGAAACAGTTTTAACCTGAAGCCAAGCGTGCTAAAACCATCACAGCTTACCTTTGGCGGAATCGGAGGTTTCAAAGAAGGCAACGGTGCTGCAGACAAGAATGGTAACGATTCGGCGGGTATCGCTTCCACAAACCCTTTCCTGAAGACGCAATTCAGTGAAGACGAACCTTCGGAGGCAGATGCAAAAGCTAATTCGGCTGAAAGTAGCAAATCGGCTGTTGAAAAGGACGGTGAGAACAGTACGAACAGCAACAATATCGATCCGTTGGCAAAGTTAAAGAGTGCCTCCCTCCCAAAATCGAATCTGTTCGCAAACGTTAAAAAATCGGCGCTCAGTGAAGCTTCgtgcggttttgtttttggtcagAATGTGCACGAACGCGTGACAGGCGAAAATCTTAACAACGCAAGCGGCAACAATCTTCCGACCACTGGCTTTTCATTCGCCACCAGCGTTGCAGCAACGGTGGGCGAAACTGGTTCGGGCGGCACGGCCAATACGGCCAGTGTAGCAACAAATGCAACTGGCACCACACCCGGAAAGGAAGGATCAGACTCATCCGATGGCAGTAGCAGGGAGCCAAAGGATCGCGAAAGCCTGGAAGAAGCGGCCCGTCGGTATGAAGAGAGCCGGGGAGCACTGAAGCGCAAATATGAAGAGGTAGAAACAATCACTGGCGAAGAAGATGAACGGAATGTGGTGGAAATCAACTGCAAGCTGTTTGCGTTTGCCAAGTCAAACTGGGAGGAACGTGGCCATGGCACGCTGAGACTTAACGACAAAGACAACAATGAATCTCGTGTTGTGTTTCGGCAGTCCGGAAATCTACGTGTATTGATCAACACTAAG GTGTGGGCTGGAATGGTAGCCCAACAACCGAGTCAAAAAAGTTTGCGTCTAACAGCTATTGATAGCACGGGACAGATCAAAGTCTTTCTTGTGATG TCCCGCCCAGATGTGATTACGAAACTCCACAAAGAACTTTCGAAGCGCATCGAAACGGCAAAACAAACGGCCGAAATGGAAGCAGCGAAGGAAAACAAGGACGATAATAAAACCGTAATTCCCGTCGATCCCTCCTGCATAGATGGCGCAGAAACGGACGATGGTTCCACAATACCTGTACCGGTGGACGCAGATACGGATGAGCCGAGTTTGAAGAAACGGGCTAGCATAACGTCACCGCCATCCTCTTAA
- the LOC128310430 gene encoding ran-binding protein 3 isoform X1 encodes MANVEREDNMLNEEQESSQSNSSNGSSSVVQPSSFQLKSSVLRQSNFGGASFLGGGGSSSSNSISSSPSLAGSVGGGASLGNSFNLKPSVLKPSQLTFGGIGGFKEGNGAADKNGNDSAGIASTNPFLKTQFSEDEPSEADAKANSAESSKSAVEKDGENSTNSNNIDPLAKLKSASLPKSNLFANVKKSALSEASCGFVFGQNVHERVTGENLNNASGNNLPTTGFSFATSVAATVGETGSGGTANTASVATNATGTTPGKEGSDSSDGSSREPKDRESLEEAARRYEESRGALKRKYEEVETITGEEDERNVVEINCKLFAFAKSNWEERGHGTLRLNDKDNNESRVVFRQSGNLRVLINTKVWAGMVAQQPSQKSLRLTAIDSTGQIKVFLVMSRPDVITKLHKELSKRIETAKQTAEMEAAKENKDDNKTVIPVDPSCIDGAETDDGSTIPVPVDADTDEPSLKKRASITSPPSS; translated from the exons ATGGCTAATGTTGAAA GAGAAGACAACATGTTGAACGAGGAGCAAGAATCATCCCAATCCAACAGTAGCAATGGCTCGAGCAGTGTTGTTCAGCCGTCCAGCTTCCAGCTGAAATCAAGCGTCCTTAGACAGTCTAACTTCGGTGGAGCATCGTTTCTTGGTGGAGGTGGATCTTCATCCAGCAATAGCATATCATCGTCACCTTCACTTGCCGGCTCCGTCGGTGGAGGTGCAAGCTTGGGAAACAGTTTTAACCTGAAGCCAAGCGTGCTAAAACCATCACAGCTTACCTTTGGCGGAATCGGAGGTTTCAAAGAAGGCAACGGTGCTGCAGACAAGAATGGTAACGATTCGGCGGGTATCGCTTCCACAAACCCTTTCCTGAAGACGCAATTCAGTGAAGACGAACCTTCGGAGGCAGATGCAAAAGCTAATTCGGCTGAAAGTAGCAAATCGGCTGTTGAAAAGGACGGTGAGAACAGTACGAACAGCAACAATATCGATCCGTTGGCAAAGTTAAAGAGTGCCTCCCTCCCAAAATCGAATCTGTTCGCAAACGTTAAAAAATCGGCGCTCAGTGAAGCTTCgtgcggttttgtttttggtcagAATGTGCACGAACGCGTGACAGGCGAAAATCTTAACAACGCAAGCGGCAACAATCTTCCGACCACTGGCTTTTCATTCGCCACCAGCGTTGCAGCAACGGTGGGCGAAACTGGTTCGGGCGGCACGGCCAATACGGCCAGTGTAGCAACAAATGCAACTGGCACCACACCCGGAAAGGAAGGATCAGACTCATCCGATGGCAGTAGCAGGGAGCCAAAGGATCGCGAAAGCCTGGAAGAAGCGGCCCGTCGGTATGAAGAGAGCCGGGGAGCACTGAAGCGCAAATATGAAGAGGTAGAAACAATCACTGGCGAAGAAGATGAACGGAATGTGGTGGAAATCAACTGCAAGCTGTTTGCGTTTGCCAAGTCAAACTGGGAGGAACGTGGCCATGGCACGCTGAGACTTAACGACAAAGACAACAATGAATCTCGTGTTGTGTTTCGGCAGTCCGGAAATCTACGTGTATTGATCAACACTAAG GTGTGGGCTGGAATGGTAGCCCAACAACCGAGTCAAAAAAGTTTGCGTCTAACAGCTATTGATAGCACGGGACAGATCAAAGTCTTTCTTGTGATG TCCCGCCCAGATGTGATTACGAAACTCCACAAAGAACTTTCGAAGCGCATCGAAACGGCAAAACAAACGGCCGAAATGGAAGCAGCGAAGGAAAACAAGGACGATAATAAAACCGTAATTCCCGTCGATCCCTCCTGCATAGATGGCGCAGAAACGGACGATGGTTCCACAATACCTGTACCGGTGGACGCAGATACGGATGAGCCGAGTTTGAAGAAACGGGCTAGCATAACGTCACCGCCATCCTCTTAA